Proteins encoded by one window of Sphaerodactylus townsendi isolate TG3544 linkage group LG02, MPM_Stown_v2.3, whole genome shotgun sequence:
- the LOC125426200 gene encoding histone H1.8-like has product MSNSSEEGVILVSRRLSLNKFLGDSVSRPHHPPTLSMVLEAVQALEKPKGASASAIKRYILHQYPGVDPVRLKYYLKQALVKGINRGYLLRPYKSSAQGASGSFKLRKKMVQQWKGLKKNSSDEKPAVKLEGEAVKQPNVKDQGPKQKLKRKGPEQVKKKTSSTRPGVPLGDGGATTSEAEPRAKASDGKAAKATNQQGLPKASRAKSASGGPKKGTPQTKAQLKGVLETKAKIKPLQEGKAQK; this is encoded by the exons ATGTCGAACTCTTCTGAAGAGGgtgtcattttagtttctaggcgACTCAGCCTCAACAAGTTTCTAGGCGACTCAGTCTCTCGGCCTCACCACCCACCCACACTGTCCATGGTGCTAGAAGCCGTGCAGGCCCTCGAAAAGCCAAAGGGTGCTTCGGCCTCCGCCATAAAACGTTACATCCTCCACCAATACCCAGGTGTCGATCCGGTGAGGCTCAAGTACTATCTGAAGCAGGCTTTGGTGAAAGGGATAAACCGAGGGTATCTGCTCAGGCCTTACAAGTCTTCTGCGCAGGGTGCTTCTGGAAGCTTCAAG CTAAGGAAGAAGATGGTCCAGCAGTGGAAAGGCCTCAAGAAGAATTCTTCTGATGAGAAACCTGCAGTCAAGCTGGAGGGAGAGGCAGTGAAACAGCCCAATGTCAAAGATCAAGGTCCTAAGCAGAAATTGAAGCGCAAAG GTCCTGAGCAGGTGAAAAAGAAGACATCAAGCACAAGGCCCGGGGTACCTCTTGGTGAT GGTGGAGCCACAACTTCTGAGGCAGAACCAAGGGCCAAGGCCTCTGATGGGAAAGCAGCAAAAGCTACAAACCAGCAAGGTTTGCCAAAGGCCTCCAGAGCAAAATCGGCCAGTGGTGGCCCAAAGAAAGGCACCCCCCAGACCAAAGCTCAGCTGAAAGGTGTTCTAGAGACCAAGGCCAAAATCAAGCCGCTGCAGGAAGGAAAAGCCCAGAAGTAG